A section of the Jannaschia sp. S6380 genome encodes:
- a CDS encoding VOC family protein → MTWSIHHVNLQARDVRRTAAFYTDVLGLQERPWTFPETRGYLPGDPDKLALLGDGRDGHSGLHLIAPDPDFAARNDLDFNPSVGGHVAFRVGNLDAVIERLRAAGIRHSVTGEFAIPGLRHVYTEDPEGNLIEINGPIRP, encoded by the coding sequence ATGACCTGGTCCATCCACCACGTGAACCTGCAGGCCCGCGACGTCCGTCGGACGGCCGCGTTCTATACCGACGTCCTGGGCCTGCAGGAGCGGCCCTGGACCTTCCCGGAAACGCGCGGCTACCTGCCCGGCGACCCGGACAAGCTGGCCCTTCTGGGCGACGGACGGGACGGACATTCCGGCCTGCACCTGATCGCGCCGGACCCGGATTTCGCCGCGCGCAACGACCTGGACTTCAACCCGTCGGTCGGGGGCCATGTCGCGTTTCGGGTCGGGAACCTCGACGCGGTGATCGAACGTCTTCGCGCTGCGGGAATCCGCCATTCGGTGACCGGCGAGTTCGCCATCCCGGGCCTGCGACATGTCTATACCGAAGATCCGGAAGGCAATCTGATCGAGATCAACGGCCCCATCCGCCCCTAG